In Pikeienuella piscinae, the sequence TCGACAAAGATTTCGGAGCGAAGAAGTATGTCGCGGTGCAACTCGGTCTTGCCGGGACAGTCGCCGCCGATGGCGTTGATGTGGACGCCGGCGCCGACCATGTTGTCGGTGAGAATCGTCGCGTACTGCTTGTCGGCGGTGCAGGTGGTGATAACCTCCGCACCCGCCACGGCCTCCTCTTTCGATCTGCAGGGAACGACGCGGAGGCCGCTCCCCGCGAGGTTCCTCGCCGCCTTGGCGGTCGCCGCCGGGTCGATGTCGAAAAGCCTGACTTCCTCGACGCCGACCAGCGCCCGAAAAGCGATCGCCTGAAATTCGCATTGAGCGCCGTTGCCGATCATCGCCATCGTGCGCGCGCTTTTTGGCGCGAGATATTTCGCCGCCATCGCTGAGGTCGCGGCGGTGCGCAGCGCAGTGAGGACGGTCATTTCGGTCAGGAGAACCGGATAGCCGTTATCGACATTGGACAGAACGCCGAACGCGGTGACGGTCTGGTAGCCGTCGCGCATGTTTTTCGGGTGGCCGTTGACATATTTGAAGCCGTAATTCTCGCCGTCCGAGGTCGGCATCAGCTCGATCACCCCCTCGTTGGAATGGGCGGCGACGCGCGGCGTCTTGTCGAAGCTTTCCCAGCGGCGGAAGTCGCGCTCGATATATTCGGCCAGTTCGGTCATCATTTTCGCCGAGCCGATGCCATTCACGATCTCCATCATGTGAGCCACCGAGACGAACGGCACCATCGCGAGACGCGAGGGAGAAGGTTTCTGTGTGGTCATCAGTAGCTCCTCGTCATGCGGTCGAGAACCTTGCGGCCCATAAGCGAGGCGGCAAGATCGACCATCAGTTTCGCGGTCCGCCCGCGCTCATCCAGAAACGGGTTCAGTTCGACCAGATCGAGTGACGAGGCGAGGCCGCTGTCGTGGACCATCTCCATGATCAGATGCGCCTCGCGGAAGGTCGCGCCGCCCGGCACCGTGGTGCCGACCGCAGGGGCGATGCCGGGTTCGAGGAAATCGACGTCGAGGCTGACGTGGAGACGACCGTTCGCCGCCTTCACCCGCTCCAGGAACGCCCGGAGCGGCGCGGCGACGCCATGCTCGTCGATCGAACGCATATCGCGGACCTCGAACCCGTTGGCGGCGATGCGGGCGTTCTCCGCCGGATCGACGGAGCGAAGGCCCATCATCATCACGTTTTCGGGCTCCACGCGCGCGGCGAGCGGCGGGTAGTCATCAAAGCCTTCCGCGCCGGTGACATACGCCATCGGCGCGCCGTGAAGATTGCCGCTGGTCGTCGTCGCCGGGGTGTGCAGATCGGGATGCGCGTCCAGCCAGAGGACGAAGAGTGGGCGCGCTTCGCGCGCCGCCCGCTCCGCCATCGCGGAGATCGAGCCCGCCGCGAGGCAATGGTCGCCGCCGAGGAAGACGGGGAACCCGGCCTCACTCAGCCCCGCATCCCGGATCGCTCGCGTCCATGCGACGGTCTCGCCCAGATTTTTCACCACCTTGTTGCTGTGGGGGATTCCACCCGCGTCGCCGGGGCGGATGTCGCCCCGGTCTTCGACCACATGGCCGAGGGCGCTCAAGGTTTCCGCCAGCGCGGCGGTGCGATAGGCTTCCGGCCCCATTTGGCAGCCGCGTTGCGCGGCGCCGGCGTAGGTCGGAACGCCGATCAGAGCGATGTTCGTCATGGCTGCGTTTCTCCTTTTCCGTCACCCGCGAAGATAGGGGGGCGGAGTGGACGACGCATATCCTAAGAAATGACCGGTTCGGTCGAAGCGCTGGTCGAATTGAAAGGTGGGTTGGCCGATCTGTCGCCGGGAGGGTCAACCCCGAAG encodes:
- a CDS encoding ornithine cyclodeaminase: MTTQKPSPSRLAMVPFVSVAHMMEIVNGIGSAKMMTELAEYIERDFRRWESFDKTPRVAAHSNEGVIELMPTSDGENYGFKYVNGHPKNMRDGYQTVTAFGVLSNVDNGYPVLLTEMTVLTALRTAATSAMAAKYLAPKSARTMAMIGNGAQCEFQAIAFRALVGVEEVRLFDIDPAATAKAARNLAGSGLRVVPCRSKEEAVAGAEVITTCTADKQYATILTDNMVGAGVHINAIGGDCPGKTELHRDILLRSEIFVEYPEQTRIEGEIQQLDPGHAVTELWRVIMGEEPGRRTETQITLFDSVGFAIEDFSALRYIRDQLERTGAYIELDMLADPDDPRDLFGMVRRAS
- the rocF gene encoding arginase, which encodes MTNIALIGVPTYAGAAQRGCQMGPEAYRTAALAETLSALGHVVEDRGDIRPGDAGGIPHSNKVVKNLGETVAWTRAIRDAGLSEAGFPVFLGGDHCLAAGSISAMAERAAREARPLFVLWLDAHPDLHTPATTTSGNLHGAPMAYVTGAEGFDDYPPLAARVEPENVMMMGLRSVDPAENARIAANGFEVRDMRSIDEHGVAAPLRAFLERVKAANGRLHVSLDVDFLEPGIAPAVGTTVPGGATFREAHLIMEMVHDSGLASSLDLVELNPFLDERGRTAKLMVDLAASLMGRKVLDRMTRSY